The segment ATGTTTAGAGATAACCCGATGGACGGTGTGGGCATAGGAAATTACTACAATCTGCATGACATATATTTGGCTAAATATCCGTACCTGGATAGAGGAAGACCAGCACGAAATCCGCATAGTTCTTTTTTAAAAATTCTTGCAGAGACAGGTATAATCGGGTTTGCTCTTTTTATGGGTTTACTGGTCGCTGTGGCAAAACAGAGCTTTATGTTGTGGTATAAGTTGGGGTCTAGGGGAGATGCATTAATCGTCGGTTTCATCTGCGGGGCGGGTGCTGTAATCATCCAGGCAAATACTAATATCTTATTTCATTTATCTAGAGGGGTGTTTGGGGTATGGGTGGGATCGGCATTGGTAATGCAATTGGCCAAAGAGGCTCAGACTGCATCTTTGCAAGAAAGTGTACCGGCCAAAGGCAAGTGGTTTGAGATGAACAACGTAGCCCGGCCTGCTATAGGAAAAAAATTAAATTGTTAGTACTGCCATATATTGGTTTTATATAGAAAAGTTAAATTCGAATGTATTGGCGGTATCTAAAAACTATTTGAGAAAGGAGGAGTGTAGGTGAGCAATTTACTTAAGCGTTTGATAAATGAGGAGTCCGGTCAGGGTATGGTGGAATATGCTTTGATAATTGCCTTAATTGCCATTGTTGTAATGGCTGCTTTAGGACCTTTGGGCACGACAATCAAAGAGAAGTTCGAAGACGTCACAAGTGAACTGTCATAGTTTGAGGGCAGAGGGCCCGAAAGGGCCCTTTTTACCAATAAACGGAGGTTATTATGTACCAAGTATTAGTTACTTTACTTATAGTATTAACATGTACTTTTTGGGACATAAAAGAACACCGCATCCCCAATAAAGTAACCTTACCAGCAATTGTTTTTGGAATTATTCTTAATTCATATTTAAACAGCTGGTTAGGATTAAGGGAAAGTATCTTTGGAGCGGCACTTGGAATAGGACCGCTGCTTATTCCCTTTATTATGGGTGTTATCGGCGGTGGCGATGTTAAACTCCTTGCAGCAGTTGGCGCTATCAATGGTGTGGATTTTGTTATTTGGGCATTTCTTTACAGCGCTTTAGCGGGAGGGGTGATGGCCTTGAGTTATTCCCTGATTAAAGGTCAGTTGAGGGTGGTTATAAGTAACATAACCTTTACTACTACTTCATATATTTTAGGAATTAAGAATGGGTCAGGGACAAAGGGTTTGGTTTTTGCACCATCAGGGCTTTATCTTCCTTATGCCGTGGCCATTCTAGTAGGTACGTTAGCTACATATGCTTTGAGGTGATTTAATGTTTTTTAAATTTAGGAATGATA is part of the Metallumcola ferriviriculae genome and harbors:
- a CDS encoding Flp family type IVb pilin — protein: MSNLLKRLINEESGQGMVEYALIIALIAIVVMAALGPLGTTIKEKFEDVTSELS
- a CDS encoding A24 family peptidase; amino-acid sequence: MYQVLVTLLIVLTCTFWDIKEHRIPNKVTLPAIVFGIILNSYLNSWLGLRESIFGAALGIGPLLIPFIMGVIGGGDVKLLAAVGAINGVDFVIWAFLYSALAGGVMALSYSLIKGQLRVVISNITFTTTSYILGIKNGSGTKGLVFAPSGLYLPYAVAILVGTLATYALR